One segment of Agromyces albus DNA contains the following:
- a CDS encoding ATP-dependent Clp protease proteolytic subunit, with protein MAEPTLAPSVFDRLLRDRIIWLGSEVRDDNANEIAAKLLLLAAEDAKKDIFLYVNSPGGSITAGMAIYDTMQFVPNDIVTVGIGMAASMGQLLLTAGTKGKRYITPNARVLLHQPHGGFGGTASDIQTQAQLILDMKKRLAEITAEQTGKSVAQINADGDRDRWFNAREALEYGFVDHIRESALDVAGGGGTDQA; from the coding sequence ATGGCCGAACCGACACTGGCTCCCAGTGTTTTCGATCGACTGCTGAGGGACCGCATCATCTGGCTGGGTTCCGAGGTACGTGACGACAACGCCAATGAGATCGCGGCGAAGCTGCTGCTCCTCGCCGCAGAAGACGCCAAGAAGGACATCTTCCTCTACGTCAACTCGCCAGGTGGTTCCATCACCGCCGGCATGGCGATCTACGACACGATGCAATTCGTGCCGAACGACATCGTCACCGTCGGCATCGGCATGGCCGCCTCGATGGGGCAGCTGCTGCTCACCGCAGGCACCAAGGGCAAGCGCTACATCACCCCCAACGCCCGAGTGCTGCTGCACCAGCCGCACGGCGGCTTCGGCGGCACCGCGAGCGACATCCAGACGCAGGCGCAGCTGATCCTCGACATGAAGAAGCGACTCGCCGAGATCACCGCAGAGCAGACCGGCAAGAGCGTCGCGCAGATCAACGCCGACGGCGACCGCGACCGTTGGTTCAACGCGCGCGAGGCCCTCGAATACGGCTTCGTCGACCACATCCGCGAGTCGGCACTCGACGTGGCCGGCGGCGGCGGCACCGACCAGGCGTAG
- a CDS encoding tetratricopeptide repeat protein, with translation MNDWQHRVDAVWQQASALGDDEVIKRIDALAAERPADEPVALFERAGARDSAGLEAQAELLYRAALAGGLSGPERVQAYVQLASTIRNLGRPLESIASTRSSPTRASCATRWSRSVLSRSSTRATPGARHPTPSRPSLPTCRATACRSPRTPQSSRHPPRANSPIRVRCTG, from the coding sequence GTGAACGATTGGCAGCACCGCGTCGACGCCGTCTGGCAGCAGGCTTCCGCGCTCGGCGACGACGAAGTCATCAAGCGGATCGACGCGCTCGCCGCTGAACGGCCGGCGGACGAGCCGGTCGCACTGTTCGAACGAGCGGGAGCGCGCGACTCAGCCGGCCTCGAGGCCCAAGCCGAGTTGCTCTACCGCGCGGCGCTTGCGGGCGGCCTGAGCGGCCCTGAGCGCGTGCAGGCGTACGTGCAGCTCGCGTCGACGATCCGGAACCTCGGGCGTCCACTCGAGTCGATCGCCTCGACGAGATCGAGCCCGACGCGGGCGAGCTGCGCGACGCGGTGGTCGCGTTCCGTGCTCTCGCGCTCGTCGACGCGGGCGACGCCCGGCGCGCGGCATCCGACGCCCTCGCGGCCCTCGCTCCCCACCTGCCGCGCTACGGCGTGTCGCTCGCCGCGTACGCCGCAGAGCTCGCGGCATCCGCCTAGGGCGAACAGCCCGATCCGCGTGCGTTGCACCGGATAG
- the tig gene encoding trigger factor: protein MPTTSVEKLSPTRAKLTISVTPEELKPSITHAYSHIAEQINVPGFRKGKVPPPIVDQRVGKAAVLEHAVNEGLDGFYRAAVAEHELRPLGRPEADIVEWPNEKDFSGDLLLAIEVDVRPEIELPDYEGLELTVDSVEVGDDEVNEELERLRSRFGTLITVDRPAKSGDFVTLDLVAMIAGVEVDTASGISYELGSGELLEGIDEALDTLSAGETTTFDSKLLGGDHEGETAEITVTVTAVKERELPEADDDFAQIASEFDTLDELKTSLREQVAGSKSFGQGNQARDLLVEKLLELVEVPIAQAVIDDEVHRHLESENRLEDDEHRAEVAESSAKAFRTQIVLDTIAEAEKVQVSQDELTQYLVQGAAQYGMDPNEFVQALSQNGQIPAMVGEVARNKALAIALGKAKVTDAAGNPVDLSEFTAVADEAGATDAAADAEAPADSSDEAAAAEAEPAEEPKKPARKRAAKKADAE, encoded by the coding sequence ATGCCGACCACTTCGGTTGAGAAGCTGAGCCCGACGCGCGCCAAGCTCACCATCTCGGTGACGCCCGAGGAGCTGAAGCCCAGCATCACCCACGCTTACAGCCACATCGCCGAGCAGATCAACGTGCCCGGATTCCGCAAGGGCAAGGTGCCGCCGCCCATCGTCGACCAGCGCGTCGGCAAGGCCGCGGTGCTCGAGCACGCGGTCAACGAGGGCCTCGACGGCTTCTACCGCGCCGCCGTCGCCGAGCACGAGCTGCGCCCTCTCGGCCGCCCCGAGGCCGACATCGTCGAGTGGCCGAACGAGAAGGACTTCTCGGGCGACCTGCTGCTCGCGATCGAGGTCGACGTGCGACCCGAGATCGAGCTGCCCGACTACGAGGGCCTCGAGCTCACGGTCGACTCGGTCGAGGTCGGCGACGACGAGGTCAACGAAGAGCTCGAGCGTCTCCGCAGCCGCTTCGGCACCCTCATCACCGTCGACCGTCCGGCCAAGTCGGGCGACTTCGTCACCCTCGACCTCGTCGCCATGATCGCCGGCGTCGAGGTCGACACGGCGAGCGGCATCTCCTACGAGCTCGGCTCGGGCGAGCTGCTCGAGGGCATCGACGAGGCACTCGACACGCTCTCCGCGGGCGAGACCACGACCTTCGACTCGAAGCTCCTGGGCGGCGACCACGAGGGCGAGACCGCCGAGATCACCGTCACCGTCACGGCCGTCAAGGAGCGCGAGCTTCCAGAGGCCGACGACGACTTCGCCCAGATCGCGAGCGAGTTCGACACGCTCGACGAACTCAAGACGAGCCTGCGCGAGCAGGTCGCCGGCTCCAAGTCGTTCGGCCAGGGCAACCAGGCTCGCGACCTCCTCGTCGAGAAGCTCCTCGAGCTCGTCGAGGTGCCGATCGCGCAAGCCGTCATCGACGACGAGGTGCACCGTCACCTCGAGAGCGAGAACCGCCTCGAAGACGACGAGCACCGTGCCGAGGTCGCCGAGTCGAGCGCGAAGGCGTTCCGCACGCAGATCGTGCTCGACACCATCGCCGAGGCCGAGAAGGTGCAGGTCAGCCAAGACGAGCTGACCCAGTACCTCGTGCAGGGCGCCGCCCAGTACGGCATGGACCCCAACGAGTTCGTGCAGGCGCTCAGCCAGAACGGCCAGATCCCCGCCATGGTCGGCGAGGTCGCCCGCAACAAGGCGCTCGCGATCGCGCTCGGCAAGGCGAAGGTGACGGATGCCGCAGGCAACCCCGTCGACCTCTCCGAGTTCACGGCCGTGGCAGACGAGGCCGGAGCGACGGATGCCGCAGCCGACGCCGAGGCGCCGGCCGACTCGTCCGACGAGGCCGCTGCAGCCGAGGCCGAGCCCGCCGAGGAGCCGAAGAAGCCGGCTCGCAAGCGCGCCGCCAAGAAGGCCGACGCCGAATAA